The DNA sequence TTGAGAGTAAAAATGAGAATGGGGAAATCAAGTATTCTGTTGATTTTGAAAAATTTGAAGAGTTTGCAAAAGATAAAAATAATAAAATATTGCTTTTGTGCAGTCCTCATAATCCGCTTGGGATTGTGTGGAGCAGGGAAGATTTGGAAAAGATTGGGAAAATTGCGGTTGAGAATGATTTGACTGTGATTTCTGATGAGATTCATTTTGATATTGTGATGGCTGGGCATAAACATACGGTTTTTCAGACTTTATCAGAAAAATTTGCTGAGATTACAATAACATGTACTGCCCCTACAAAGAGTTTCAATCTAGCTGGAGCAGGAATCTCAAATATAATTATCAAAAATGAGAAATTGCGTAAAAAATTTAAAACTGAGATGGAAAAAATGTCGATGCATGTTTTTACAACATTATCATATAAGGCATGTGAACTGGCTTATACAGAAGCAGAAGAATGGCTGGATGAATTTTTGCTATTAGTTGATAAAAATCAGAAATTGGTGAATAAATTTTTTGAAGAAAAGTTCATCAATTTAAAAGCCCCGTTAATTGAGGGAACTTATTTACAATGGCTGGATTTTCAGGCATTAGGACTTAAAAATACAGAACTTGCAGAGTTTATGAATAAAAAAGCAAAAATATTCTTTAGCGAGGGATATACGTTTGGGAAAGCTGGAGATGGATTTGAGAGGGTAAATCTGGCTGTGCCTATGAAATATTTGGAGAAAATGCTGGAAAGACTTTATGAAGTATTGAAGGTGGAATTTCCACAATTTTGTAAATAGAATTTGATTTTATGTTTTACTTTTTTAGGGGTATTGTGGTATAATATACAGGAAAAATAAAATTTTCTACTTGAATAAAAAATTTTGCAAAAAAGGATGGAGAGATATTAAAATGAAAAAAGTGAGCAACTTTTTGATTGATGAGTGGAAATGTTGTAGAAAGAATAGATGTAGGAGGGGAATTTGTGACAAAAAAATTGGATAGTATTATTGAAGCTGGAAAAGAAAAAATAAAAAAATGGAAGAAAATGGAAATCGGAGTATTGGCATTGATTAATACAGTTGTAGGATTTAATGCAAGTGCAGAGCCACTGAATTTGCCGAAGGAATATTCTGAAAATATTACAGTAAAAGGGCAGGAAAAGGATGTATTTGATTATGACTTTAATAGTGACGGAATCAATGAGAAAGTTGTCGTAACTTATAATGTGGTGGATAACTTGATTGGGGCGGTTGTTTCAATTTACACAAATCAAGGTGGGAAAGAAATATTAACTTATCAAATAGCTTTTGATAAAAAATTTAATGTTATGGAACTTCAGGCAATGCAGAAAATGTTTGATAAGGTTAAGGAATATTACCCTGAGTATTCTAAAAATATTCAACCTGATGAAACTAGATATATTAAAATTTA is a window from the Leptotrichia trevisanii DSM 22070 genome containing:
- a CDS encoding MalY/PatB family protein; the encoded protein is MSKKYDFETILSRKGQGSYKWEQMYEVLSELEDDIVPFSVADMELKIAPEITEGIKKYIDKAVLGYSGTYSKYYEAVIGWMERRHGFKVEKDWILCTPGVVSAIYVAIKAFAKENEGVITFTPVYYPFYSAITSNKRKFVDCGLVESKNENGEIKYSVDFEKFEEFAKDKNNKILLLCSPHNPLGIVWSREDLEKIGKIAVENDLTVISDEIHFDIVMAGHKHTVFQTLSEKFAEITITCTAPTKSFNLAGAGISNIIIKNEKLRKKFKTEMEKMSMHVFTTLSYKACELAYTEAEEWLDEFLLLVDKNQKLVNKFFEEKFINLKAPLIEGTYLQWLDFQALGLKNTELAEFMNKKAKIFFSEGYTFGKAGDGFERVNLAVPMKYLEKMLERLYEVLKVEFPQFCK